Proteins encoded in a region of the Mercenaria mercenaria strain notata chromosome 1, MADL_Memer_1, whole genome shotgun sequence genome:
- the LOC123541530 gene encoding uncharacterized protein LOC123541530 isoform X1 gives MKKTTNMGKGNGDHPPSKFINDQWFFQLFILVFLVCSVTCSSLSIGMDDGGSFPYPYSFTGFVLAPILLVNFISRSYVMTVVHRKGLSKKNLLEILKNTVFGQHIWPWSCKVGMLWCIPGSILSGIGGVNCGIDENPDNNSSTTDAPKVRNTCYYEIEGEHSELYRGLAIGLVIVHVLSFVNLLFSNCPMHSVQEQIKEDPRGNTVSRANNRPAVAYTAAVSTTSAAASDTNNRQASASGGSSNDMKMKTTMQKLEARVRELESRERQMQVVSVLPPPPTYNDSMHPDNCTAAHPDNTFA, from the exons AT GAAAAAGACCACAAATATGGGGAAAGGAAATGGAGATCATCCTCCATCGAA gttCATTAACGATCAATGGTTCTTTCAGCTCTTTATTCTAGTCTTTTTGGTATGCAGTGTTACATGTTCGAGCCTAAGTATTGGTATGGATGACGGAGGCAGTTTCCCTTACCCATACTCCTTTACCGGCTTTGTTTTAGCGCCTATT CTTCTGGTCAACTTCATATCCAGATCGTACGTCATGACAGTTGTGCACAGGAAAGGGTTGAGCAAAAAGAATTTActggaaatattgaaaaatacagtatttGGT CAACATATCTGGCCCTGGTCCTGCAAGGTGGGAATGTTGTGGTGTATTCCTGGTTCAATACTTTCAGGAATAGGTGGAGTAAACTGCGGAATAGATGAGAACCCTGACAACAATTCCTCAACAACAGATGCTCCCAAAGTAAGGAATACCTGTTACTATGAAATTGAAGGAGAACATAGCGAATTGTACAGAGGCTTAGCTATTGGACTAGTTATCGTGCACGTGCTTTCGTTTGTGAATCTGTTGTTTAGCAATTGTCCCATGCACTCTGTacaagaacaaataaaagaaGACCCACGAGGAAATACTGTGTCACGAGCTAATAACCGTCCTGCTGTGGCTTATACTGCGGCGGTCTCAACGACTTCCGCTGCGGCTTCTGATACAAACAACAGACAGGCTTCAGCTTCTGGCGGATCAAGTAatgatatgaaaatgaaaacaacaatgcAAAAACTTGAAGCTAGAGTAAGAGAACTTGAGAGTAGAGAAAGACAAATGCAAGTTGTAAGTGTGCTGCCTCCGCCGCCAACCTACAACGATTCAATGCACCCTGATAACTGCACCGCAGCCCATCCTGACAATACTTTCGCTTGA
- the LOC123541530 gene encoding uncharacterized protein LOC123541530 isoform X3, which produces MGKGDGENPPQKFVSDQFFCQLCIFVFMGVSITLSSLSAGMDNGGSFPFPYFISGFLLGIVLLVNLASRWYVVRIVQKKGLTRKNILDALNNTTCGTHIWPWSCRVGMLWCISGSIVTGIGGVNCRIDENKENNSATNDTEVKNTCYYNIEGENAELYKGLAIGLVVMHALSFAYLMLSHCPADSVIDQIKEDPRGNTVKPANNRPAAAPAAGCCYFYKQCTGF; this is translated from the exons ATGGGGAAAGGGGATGGAGAAAACCCGCCACAGAA GTTCGTAAGCGACCAGTTTTTCTGTCAGCTCTGTATATTTGTCTTTATGGGGGTCAGTATTACACTGTCAAGCCTAAGTGCAGGGATGGATAATGGAGGCAGTTTTCCCTTCCCTTACTTCATATCAGGCTTTTTGTTAGGAATTGTG CTTCTTGTCAACCTCGCATCTAGATGGTATGTCGTGAGAATTGTACAAAAGAAAGGATTGACAAGAAAGAATATACTGGATGCGTTGAATAATACAACATGTGGT ACACATATCTGGCCATGGTCCTGCCGGGTGGGAATGTTGTGGTGTATTTCTGGTTCAATAGTTACAGGAATAGGCGGAGTAAACTGCAGAATAGATGAGAACAAGGAGAATAATTCAGCAACAAACGACACAGAAGTTAAAAATACCTGTTATTATAATATTGAAGGAGAAAATGCCGAACTGTACAAAGGCTTAGCTATAGGATTAGTCGTCATGCATGCGCTTTCATTTGCATACCTGATGCTTAGCCACTGTCCCGCAGATAGTGTGATTGACCAAATAAAAGAAGACCCACGAGGAAATACAGTGAAGCCGGCCAATAATCGTCCGGCAGCAGCTCCTGCAGCAGGCTGCTGCTACTTCTACAAACAATGCACAGGCTTCTAA
- the LOC123541530 gene encoding uncharacterized protein LOC123541530 isoform X2, whose translation MGKGNGDHPPSKFINDQWFFQLFILVFLVCSVTCSSLSIGMDDGGSFPYPYSFTGFVLAPILLVNFISRSYVMTVVHRKGLSKKNLLEILKNTVFGQHIWPWSCKVGMLWCIPGSILSGIGGVNCGIDENPDNNSSTTDAPKVRNTCYYEIEGEHSELYRGLAIGLVIVHVLSFVNLLFSNCPMHSVQEQIKEDPRGNTVSRANNRPAVAYTAAVSTTSAAASDTNNRQASASGGSSNDMKMKTTMQKLEARVRELESRERQMQVVSVLPPPPTYNDSMHPDNCTAAHPDNTFA comes from the exons ATGGGGAAAGGAAATGGAGATCATCCTCCATCGAA gttCATTAACGATCAATGGTTCTTTCAGCTCTTTATTCTAGTCTTTTTGGTATGCAGTGTTACATGTTCGAGCCTAAGTATTGGTATGGATGACGGAGGCAGTTTCCCTTACCCATACTCCTTTACCGGCTTTGTTTTAGCGCCTATT CTTCTGGTCAACTTCATATCCAGATCGTACGTCATGACAGTTGTGCACAGGAAAGGGTTGAGCAAAAAGAATTTActggaaatattgaaaaatacagtatttGGT CAACATATCTGGCCCTGGTCCTGCAAGGTGGGAATGTTGTGGTGTATTCCTGGTTCAATACTTTCAGGAATAGGTGGAGTAAACTGCGGAATAGATGAGAACCCTGACAACAATTCCTCAACAACAGATGCTCCCAAAGTAAGGAATACCTGTTACTATGAAATTGAAGGAGAACATAGCGAATTGTACAGAGGCTTAGCTATTGGACTAGTTATCGTGCACGTGCTTTCGTTTGTGAATCTGTTGTTTAGCAATTGTCCCATGCACTCTGTacaagaacaaataaaagaaGACCCACGAGGAAATACTGTGTCACGAGCTAATAACCGTCCTGCTGTGGCTTATACTGCGGCGGTCTCAACGACTTCCGCTGCGGCTTCTGATACAAACAACAGACAGGCTTCAGCTTCTGGCGGATCAAGTAatgatatgaaaatgaaaacaacaatgcAAAAACTTGAAGCTAGAGTAAGAGAACTTGAGAGTAGAGAAAGACAAATGCAAGTTGTAAGTGTGCTGCCTCCGCCGCCAACCTACAACGATTCAATGCACCCTGATAACTGCACCGCAGCCCATCCTGACAATACTTTCGCTTGA
- the LOC123545673 gene encoding uncharacterized protein LOC123545673 isoform X3 — protein MGKGNGDHPPSKFINEQWLHQLSILVFLVGSITFSSLSIGMDDGGSFPYPYFFTGFVLAPILLLNFISRWYVIIAVQRKELSRKNILEILKNTLFGEWVE, from the exons ATGGGGAAAGGAAATGGAGATCATCCTCCATCGAA GTTCATAAATGAGCAATGGCTCCATCAGCTATCTATTTTGGTCTTTTTGGTTGGCAGCATTACGTTTTCGAGCCTAAGTATTGGGATGGATGATGGAGGCAGCTTTCCTTACCCATACTTCTTTACCGGATTTGTCTTAGCACCAATT CTTCTTCTAAACTTCATATCCAGATGGTACGTCATAATAGCTGTGCAAAGGAAAGAATTGAGCAGAAAGAATATActggaaatattgaaaaatacactTTTTGGT GAATGGGTGGAGTAA
- the LOC123545673 gene encoding uncharacterized protein LOC123545673 isoform X2, giving the protein MGGVNCGIDGNNDNSSPTKDTLRVRNTCYYDIEGERSEVYRGLAIGLVIVHVLSFVYLTHSNCPVHCVHEHIKEDPRGNTVSRANARPAAAATTASPTTHAAAPAVNNRHASASGGASNEIKTTMQKLEARVRELESRERQMQVVSVLSTPPAYNDSLNPDSSCRSTGVHPDNSFV; this is encoded by the coding sequence ATGGGTGGAGTAAACTGCGGAATAGATGGTAACAATGACAATAGTTCCCCAACAAAAGATACTCTTAGAGTAAGGAATACCTGTTACTATGATATAGAAGGAGAACGTAGCGAAGTGTACAGAGGCTTAGCTATAGGATTAGTTATCGTGCATGTGCTTTCCTTTGTATACCTGACGCATAGCAATTGTCCCGTGCACTGTGTTCATGAGCATATAAAAGAAGATCCACGAGGCAATACTGTGTCTCGAGCTAATGCCCGTCCTGCTGCGGCTGCTACAACGGCGTCCCCAACGACTCACGCTGCGGCTCCTGCTGTAAACAACAGACATGCTTCAGCTTCTGGTGGAgcaagtaatgaaataaaaactacaaTGCAAAAACTTGAAGCAAGAGTAAGAGAACTTGAGAGTAGAGAAAGGCAAATGCAAGTTGTAAGTGTGCTATCTACGCCACCAGCCTACAACGATTCATTGAACCCTGATAGCAGCTGCAGGAGCACCGGAGTCCATCCTGACAATAGTTTCGTCTGA
- the LOC123545673 gene encoding uncharacterized protein LOC123545673 isoform X1, with translation MYTKPVGTICKKHGLNHHFYADDGQLYLSFKPTKPVSQKDALRCVENCLVEIVSWMNSNMLKINADKTEVIVFTSQRNEKHIESVTVKIGEENIKPSKCLRNLGAFLDSKMSMEKHINSVCRLGYGQLRQIGHIRKYLNTDATKSLVNSLVTSRLDYCNALLYGVPQVLLNRLQSLQNSAARIITRISRYDHITPVLKELHWIPVTHRVDFKILVHTYKALHDLSPIYVKDLLELYQPARNLRSKNNSKQLVVPKSKTVRYGDRSFSSAPPKLWNALPATIRDAKSLDAFKRSLKTHFFFKIY, from the coding sequence atgtacactaaaccagttggtacaatatgcaagaaacatggactaaatcatcatttttacgccgacgatgggcagctttatttatctttcaaaccaacaaaacCGGTCTCTCAAAAagatgctttacgctgtgttgaaaactgtctcgtagaaatcgtatcttggatgaacagcaacatgttgaaaatcaatgccgataaaactgaagtcattgtatttacctctcaaagaaacgaaaaacatattgaatcggttactgtgaaaattggagaagagaacattaaaccatctaaatgtttaaggaatcttggtgcttttctggactccaaaatgagcatggaaaaacatataaactcagtttgtagattagggtacggacagctacgtcaaataggccatatcaggaaatatctaaatacagatgctacaaaatctctagtaaattcactcgtcacttcacgccttgattattgcaatgcgctcttgtatggtgttccgcaggtcttgctgaatagacttcaaagtcttcagaactctgcagctcgaattataacgagaatatcgcgttatgatcacattacgccggtattaaaagaactgcattggataccagttactcatagagtggactttaagattctagttcacacatacaaagcattgcatgacctatcaccgatctatgttaaagacttgctagaactctatcagccagcaagaaatttgagatccaagaacaactcaaaacaactagttgttccaaaaagcaaaactgtgaggtacggtgatcgtagtttttcatcagctccaccgaagttatggaatgctcttccggctaccattagagacgctaaaagcttggatgctttcaaacgatcattgaaaacacactttttcttcaagatctattga